In Armatimonadota bacterium, a single genomic region encodes these proteins:
- a CDS encoding sigma-54 dependent transcriptional regulator → MSKKPQILIVDDELNIRRILQMAFEKVGYDAVTAEDGRNALMELEKQRFDAVITDVTMPGMTGYELQRLINEAAPEIPVIIMTAFGTIPQAVAAIRNGAFEYITKPFDLEQLKKVVASAIDQGNEPKKQVRKAKKSALGGEPFLAVSDSMRQVLETVKQVADSRATIMIGGESGVGKEVVANALHTLSGRAKKPFVAVSCAALPETLLESELFGYEKGAFTGANGSKVGRFEAAEQGTLFLDEIGEIPHTVQVKLLRVLQEREIERLGSTKPTKIDVRLVTATHRDLNAAVDAGTFRLDLLYRLQVVEIKIPALRERIEDIVPLAEMFMHKFAAENQREPLAIGPQAREALEHYYWPGNVRELENTVERAMVLAPSSATELEVKLLPERVQKAA, encoded by the coding sequence ATGAGCAAGAAACCCCAGATCCTGATCGTAGACGACGAACTGAACATTCGCCGCATCTTGCAGATGGCTTTCGAGAAAGTCGGATATGACGCTGTAACCGCAGAAGATGGGAGAAACGCGCTCATGGAGCTAGAGAAGCAGCGCTTCGACGCCGTCATCACTGACGTCACCATGCCCGGAATGACGGGCTACGAACTCCAACGACTCATTAATGAAGCGGCTCCTGAGATTCCCGTCATCATCATGACCGCCTTCGGAACGATTCCTCAAGCTGTGGCCGCCATCCGAAATGGGGCATTTGAGTACATCACAAAACCATTCGATTTAGAGCAGCTCAAAAAGGTGGTTGCAAGCGCGATTGACCAAGGCAACGAGCCCAAGAAGCAGGTGCGCAAAGCAAAGAAAAGTGCTCTTGGTGGCGAGCCGTTTTTGGCCGTTTCCGATTCGATGCGCCAGGTGCTGGAGACCGTCAAGCAAGTCGCCGACTCGCGAGCAACGATCATGATCGGAGGCGAAAGTGGTGTTGGAAAGGAAGTTGTCGCCAACGCTCTGCACACGCTGAGCGGCCGAGCGAAGAAACCGTTCGTTGCCGTGAGTTGCGCCGCGCTCCCTGAAACACTGCTTGAATCGGAACTCTTCGGATACGAAAAGGGCGCGTTCACCGGTGCAAACGGCTCCAAAGTTGGACGCTTCGAAGCTGCCGAACAAGGAACCCTTTTCCTTGACGAAATTGGAGAAATCCCTCACACGGTCCAGGTCAAACTCCTGCGAGTCTTGCAAGAAAGAGAGATCGAGAGACTTGGATCGACAAAGCCAACCAAGATTGACGTGAGATTAGTCACCGCTACTCACAGAGACCTCAACGCCGCAGTGGACGCGGGCACGTTCCGACTTGACCTGCTTTACCGACTCCAAGTTGTAGAGATCAAAATACCGGCTCTAAGGGAGCGAATTGAGGATATCGTCCCCCTCGCTGAGATGTTTATGCACAAATTCGCGGCTGAGAATCAGCGTGAACCATTGGCAATCGGCCCGCAAGCCCGAGAGGCCTTGGAGCACTACTACTGGCCCGGTAATGTGCGAGAACTCGAGAACACGGTTGAGCGAGCCATGGTGCTCGCACCAAGTTCTGCCACAGAACTGGAAGTTAAGCTTCTCCCCGAGCGGGTTCAGAAAGCCGCCTGA
- a CDS encoding DNA gyrase subunit B has product MSNEPQDELYLESTNSLDQDAVVNELAGRVDGDYDAAQIQVLEGLEAVRKRPGMYVGDNGKRGLHQLFREVIDNSVDEALAGHCNHITVTLFEDGSAGVEDNGRGIPVDKHEKMGVSALQVVMTVLHAGGKFGGEGSGYKTSGGLHGVGVSCTNALSTWMESTVKRNGKLYRQRFEKGIPVYEVKEIGTVPDGQTGTAQRWMPDPTVLTEVEHDPHIVKSRMRELAYLNPKVTFEFINEKDPTNSETYYYQRGIPQLVEDINDGKDTLHNVIHFKRLRETSEIEVALQYHDGYSLTMLAFTNNIHNPDGGTHVSGFSTALTRTINNYARKMGLLKEKDNNLVGDDVTDGLTAVISLRIGDPSYNSQDKVKLVTPEVQGLTNSLVGEGLMTFFEENPNIARKIVEKGVIAQRAREAARKAMESVRRSSTMDSFGLPGKLADCRSKDATKCEIFLVEGDSAGGSAKSARDRETQAILPLRGKILNVERARIDKALDNEEIKALIAALGVGIDLSLGKADLSIEEDQPDLELNGPKKREKDPKEKEVQFDLSKLRYHKVVIMTDADVDGEHIRTLLLTFFYRYMKPLMQAGHIWLAQPPLFVVKVGANERYYAMTEEERDTIIAGIKKGRKYDVTRFKGLGEMNADDLEDTTMAVDKRRMVQVICDKTFEMEIEEMFSKLMGEKVEPRREFIERHAKEALNVDWHY; this is encoded by the coding sequence ATGAGCAACGAGCCACAGGACGAACTCTATCTTGAATCTACGAACAGCCTAGATCAAGACGCCGTAGTGAATGAACTCGCGGGGCGAGTTGATGGAGATTACGACGCGGCGCAGATTCAAGTCTTGGAAGGGCTTGAGGCCGTTCGGAAGCGACCGGGAATGTACGTCGGCGACAACGGGAAGCGCGGACTTCACCAGCTTTTCAGAGAGGTTATCGACAATTCCGTTGACGAAGCTCTTGCTGGTCACTGTAACCACATCACCGTCACCCTGTTCGAAGACGGCTCCGCTGGAGTTGAGGACAACGGGCGCGGAATTCCGGTTGATAAGCACGAGAAGATGGGTGTTTCGGCACTTCAGGTCGTTATGACCGTTCTTCACGCAGGCGGTAAGTTCGGCGGCGAAGGAAGCGGCTACAAGACCTCGGGCGGTCTGCACGGTGTTGGCGTTTCGTGTACCAACGCGCTTTCGACCTGGATGGAATCAACCGTTAAGCGAAACGGCAAGCTTTATCGACAGCGATTCGAGAAGGGTATTCCGGTTTATGAAGTCAAAGAGATCGGCACCGTTCCTGACGGGCAGACAGGTACTGCTCAGCGATGGATGCCAGACCCGACCGTTCTCACCGAAGTCGAGCACGATCCGCACATCGTCAAGAGCCGAATGCGCGAGCTGGCCTATCTGAACCCAAAAGTCACCTTCGAGTTCATCAACGAGAAGGACCCAACAAACAGCGAGACTTACTACTACCAGCGGGGTATTCCGCAGCTTGTCGAAGACATCAACGACGGCAAGGACACACTTCACAACGTTATCCACTTCAAGCGACTCCGCGAAACCAGCGAAATCGAGGTTGCACTGCAGTATCACGATGGCTACTCGCTGACGATGTTAGCGTTTACCAACAACATCCACAATCCGGATGGTGGAACCCACGTTTCTGGATTCAGCACCGCTCTGACCCGAACGATTAACAACTACGCCCGAAAGATGGGCCTTCTGAAAGAGAAGGATAACAACCTGGTTGGCGACGACGTGACCGACGGTCTCACTGCCGTTATCTCACTTCGAATTGGTGACCCTTCCTACAACTCGCAGGATAAGGTCAAGCTGGTGACCCCAGAGGTTCAAGGCCTCACGAACTCGCTCGTTGGCGAAGGGCTGATGACCTTCTTCGAAGAGAACCCGAATATTGCTCGAAAGATCGTCGAGAAGGGCGTCATCGCCCAGCGCGCTCGGGAAGCGGCTCGAAAGGCGATGGAAAGCGTTCGCCGGTCGTCGACCATGGACTCCTTCGGTCTCCCCGGAAAGCTGGCGGACTGCCGAAGCAAGGACGCAACCAAGTGCGAGATCTTCCTCGTTGAAGGTGACTCAGCAGGTGGGTCAGCTAAGAGTGCAAGAGACCGCGAGACCCAAGCTATTCTTCCGCTTCGCGGAAAGATCTTGAACGTTGAGCGCGCTCGAATCGACAAGGCTCTGGACAACGAGGAAATAAAGGCTCTGATTGCGGCACTGGGAGTCGGGATCGACCTTTCGCTTGGTAAAGCTGACCTTTCGATCGAAGAAGATCAGCCCGATCTTGAACTCAATGGGCCGAAAAAGCGCGAAAAGGATCCGAAGGAGAAAGAGGTTCAGTTCGATCTCTCCAAGCTTCGCTACCACAAGGTCGTCATCATGACCGACGCCGACGTGGACGGCGAGCACATCCGCACACTTCTGCTGACGTTCTTCTACCGCTACATGAAGCCGCTGATGCAAGCCGGCCACATCTGGCTCGCCCAGCCGCCCCTGTTCGTTGTCAAAGTCGGTGCAAATGAGCGGTACTATGCGATGACCGAAGAAGAGCGCGATACGATCATCGCGGGAATCAAGAAGGGCCGCAAGTACGATGTCACTCGCTTTAAGGGACTAGGCGAAATGAACGCCGACGACCTTGAGGACACCACGATGGCCGTCGACAAACGGCGCATGGTGCAGGTCATCTGCGACAAGACATTTGAGATGGAAATCGAGGAAATGTTCTCGAAGCTCATGGGCGAGAAAGTCGAGCCTCGAAGAGAGTTTATTGAGCGTCACGCGAAGGAAGCCTTGAACGTTGACTGGCATTACTAA
- a CDS encoding sigma-70 family RNA polymerase sigma factor, giving the protein MTTMNMTLNASESDSKRFNELMEQTYRKVYNMAYRLSGSRPDAEDLTQEAYFRAYRSFNEYEGDRPFENWIFRIVTRLYLDLLRNRRRRVQTVSYDASLPTEVGGDSMRFEVADDGPSPEDVLLDSSFSEPLQAALASLTEEQRELIQLADVEQVPYQEIADRMGAPVGTIRSRLHRTHKALRAKLEANRVAQSLSSTR; this is encoded by the coding sequence ATGACGACCATGAACATGACCCTGAATGCTAGCGAAAGTGACTCGAAGCGGTTCAACGAACTGATGGAGCAAACGTATCGGAAGGTTTACAACATGGCTTACCGGCTCTCGGGCAGTCGGCCAGACGCTGAAGATCTGACCCAGGAGGCTTACTTCCGAGCGTACCGATCGTTTAATGAGTACGAGGGCGACCGTCCATTCGAGAACTGGATCTTCCGAATCGTCACTCGCTTGTATCTCGACCTTCTTCGCAATCGACGACGCCGAGTGCAGACCGTCTCCTACGATGCCTCACTTCCAACGGAAGTCGGTGGAGACTCGATGCGCTTCGAAGTCGCCGACGACGGTCCTTCGCCCGAAGACGTCCTCCTTGACTCCTCGTTCAGCGAACCCCTCCAAGCGGCTCTGGCAAGCCTGACCGAAGAACAACGCGAACTCATCCAACTCGCCGACGTTGAACAGGTCCCTTACCAAGAAATCGCTGATCGGATGGGTGCTCCTGTCGGAACTATTCGTTCTCGCCTTCACCGAACCCATAAGGCTCTGAGGGCGAAACTTGAGGCGAACCGGGTGGCCCAGTCTTTGAGTTCTACTCGCTGA
- a CDS encoding quinone-dependent dihydroorotate dehydrogenase: MDLYASILRPLAFRMDPERVHHLAMTLVQKGLIPGRSTPLEKDPVDLFGVHFPNRIGLAAGLDKNAVALNQWHKFGFGYVEIGTITWHPQPGNDKPRMFRLPSDKAIINRMGFNNDGAIAVAERLSRSASRIPVGINLGKSKITSLEEAHEDYKKSYEVLQSFGDYFVINVSSPNTPGLRSLQDADSLRRIFQTLREVNDKRPLFVKVAPDLEDEAIDDVLKVAVEANLTGIIATNTTIRRDMLPGLAQPTSRHISNSLLGGGLSGTNGINRNITAHQQGGLSGAPLLQRSNEVLARLKSNAPDNLVLIGVGGIFTAEDYLSKRALGADLVQLYTGWIYGGPGLVPKLF, from the coding sequence GTGGATTTGTACGCCTCGATCTTGCGCCCGCTCGCGTTCCGGATGGACCCTGAGCGGGTGCATCACCTGGCGATGACTCTCGTCCAAAAAGGGCTGATCCCGGGCCGATCCACCCCGCTCGAGAAAGATCCTGTCGATCTATTCGGAGTCCATTTTCCCAACCGAATTGGACTTGCTGCGGGCCTCGATAAGAACGCGGTTGCCCTAAACCAGTGGCACAAGTTCGGATTCGGATACGTCGAAATTGGCACCATCACCTGGCACCCTCAACCCGGTAACGACAAGCCGCGCATGTTTCGCCTCCCAAGCGATAAAGCGATTATCAACCGAATGGGCTTCAATAACGACGGAGCTATCGCAGTCGCTGAGAGGCTCTCCCGCTCCGCCAGCCGCATTCCCGTCGGAATCAACCTCGGAAAGTCTAAAATCACCTCGCTCGAAGAAGCGCACGAGGACTACAAAAAGAGCTACGAAGTCCTCCAAAGCTTCGGCGACTACTTTGTCATCAACGTCAGCAGCCCAAACACCCCCGGCCTGCGCTCGCTCCAAGACGCTGATTCACTGAGAAGAATCTTTCAAACCCTCCGCGAAGTCAACGACAAGCGCCCCCTTTTCGTCAAAGTCGCCCCCGACCTCGAAGACGAAGCCATAGACGACGTCCTCAAAGTCGCCGTCGAAGCCAACCTCACCGGAATCATCGCCACCAACACCACCATCCGCCGCGACATGCTCCCGGGCCTTGCCCAGCCAACCAGCCGGCACATCAGCAATTCCCTCCTGGGCGGTGGACTCTCTGGCACCAACGGCATCAACCGCAACATCACCGCTCACCAACAAGGCGGCCTCTCTGGAGCGCCGCTTCTTCAGCGTTCTAACGAAGTGCTCGCAAGGCTCAAATCCAACGCCCCCGACAACCTCGTCCTCATCGGCGTCGGCGGAATCTTCACGGCGGAGGATTACTTGTCCAAACGCGCTTTGGGTGCCGATCTTGTCCAGCTCTACACCGGCTGGATCTATGGTGGTCCCGGGTTGGTACCCAAGCTCTTCTAG
- a CDS encoding serine hydrolase, with protein MVPVVAALVLAPKGLPALKVELDALCKPFQGRIGYCIADLSTGERIDLRGTERFPSASTIKTSVALEALCQVDEGKLKMSDKKQLMPLKERQSSMWTYPMREGVSLDLDGYVNLMIGVSDNTATMQVQDWIGSKKINERMASLGLLNTQILGHWKDRTPETAELGKKWGWGMTTPREQVRLFELLYRRKAASPAVCEKLLRILGRQYWDDIAIAASPIDVKVCAKSGAINRSRSEVAIVYASRPYALALYTDDQKDQRWTSENEGEVTLRRICQSAWRFFEPKRPFTLPSGYEKFNPTGGGISDD; from the coding sequence ATGGTTCCCGTCGTCGCCGCTCTCGTTCTTGCTCCCAAAGGGCTTCCTGCGCTAAAAGTCGAGCTAGATGCACTCTGCAAACCTTTTCAGGGTCGCATCGGCTACTGCATTGCCGATCTATCCACGGGCGAGCGTATCGATCTCCGGGGCACTGAGCGATTTCCGAGTGCATCAACGATAAAAACCAGCGTCGCGCTCGAAGCTCTTTGCCAAGTGGATGAAGGCAAACTCAAGATGTCAGACAAGAAGCAACTGATGCCCCTGAAGGAAAGACAGTCAAGCATGTGGACTTACCCGATGCGCGAAGGAGTTTCGCTGGATCTCGATGGCTACGTGAACCTGATGATCGGGGTGAGCGACAACACCGCCACAATGCAGGTTCAGGATTGGATTGGTAGCAAGAAGATCAACGAGCGTATGGCGTCGCTGGGGCTCCTTAACACCCAGATTCTCGGGCACTGGAAGGACCGAACTCCTGAAACCGCCGAGCTAGGCAAAAAGTGGGGCTGGGGCATGACCACCCCGCGCGAACAGGTTCGCCTCTTTGAATTGCTCTATCGCCGCAAGGCCGCGAGCCCAGCCGTCTGCGAGAAACTCCTTCGCATTCTGGGCAGGCAGTATTGGGACGACATCGCCATCGCCGCCTCACCGATCGACGTGAAGGTCTGCGCCAAGAGCGGAGCCATCAACCGCTCGCGAAGCGAGGTGGCGATTGTTTATGCTTCTCGACCCTATGCCTTAGCTTTGTACACCGACGACCAGAAGGACCAGCGTTGGACCTCCGAGAACGAAGGCGAAGTGACCCTCCGCAGGATCTGCCAATCGGCCTGGCGGTTCTTCGAGCCAAAACGTCCGTTCACTTTGCCCTCAGGGTATGAGAAGTTCAATCCGACGGGCGGGGGGATTTCGGACGATTGA
- a CDS encoding sulfite exporter TauE/SafE family protein: MSPVDALLLFATGAVASGINSVAGGGSLISFPYLTLGMGIGDRVANATNAVGLFPGSFAGGLGFIKQLPQTAKFLKVLALPTVLGSLCGAALLLNTSDKSFKVIVPFLILLAALLLWFQPKVKAMLAAKDHHVIPVWAGIVLQFLVACYGGYFGAGMGIMMLATFALYMEGTTHELNAVKNWLGSIINLFCSLVFVSKGLVMTPEAYPLACGGFAGGFLAARWSLRVDPDKMRRWIAVYGFLMTGYYIWRVAL; this comes from the coding sequence ATGTCACCAGTCGATGCGCTGCTCCTCTTTGCCACTGGAGCCGTGGCTTCGGGGATCAATAGCGTTGCCGGAGGCGGGTCACTGATCAGCTTTCCTTACCTAACCCTCGGAATGGGAATCGGGGATCGAGTGGCAAATGCGACCAATGCAGTTGGGCTGTTTCCGGGTTCGTTTGCAGGGGGGTTGGGGTTCATCAAGCAGCTTCCGCAGACCGCGAAGTTCTTAAAAGTCTTGGCGTTGCCTACGGTTCTGGGGTCGTTGTGCGGAGCGGCCCTGCTCTTGAACACTTCCGATAAGTCGTTTAAGGTGATTGTGCCCTTTCTCATTCTGCTCGCCGCGTTGCTTCTATGGTTTCAGCCAAAGGTGAAGGCGATGCTAGCGGCCAAGGACCATCATGTGATTCCTGTTTGGGCAGGGATTGTCTTGCAGTTTTTGGTTGCCTGCTACGGAGGCTACTTCGGGGCGGGAATGGGAATCATGATGCTCGCGACATTCGCCCTTTACATGGAGGGGACGACGCACGAACTGAACGCGGTAAAGAACTGGCTCGGGTCGATTATCAACCTGTTTTGCTCGTTGGTTTTTGTTTCAAAGGGGCTGGTGATGACTCCGGAGGCGTACCCGCTGGCTTGCGGTGGATTTGCGGGAGGGTTCTTGGCAGCGCGATGGTCCTTGAGGGTTGACCCAGACAAGATGCGCCGCTGGATCGCGGTTTACGGGTTTCTGATGACGGGATACTACATCTGGCGAGTGGCACTCTAG
- a CDS encoding DUF3817 domain-containing protein → MSALEMFRKVSLAEGCSALLLFLVAMPMKYLLGNPVLIKPVGMVHGILFLAFLVALVRVWIADKWPLSKLILGFVAGNVPFGAFWFERRLRAEDE, encoded by the coding sequence GTGTCGGCTTTAGAGATGTTTCGGAAGGTTTCGTTGGCGGAAGGGTGCTCGGCGCTTTTGCTGTTCTTGGTCGCGATGCCGATGAAGTATTTGCTGGGGAATCCGGTACTGATCAAGCCGGTTGGGATGGTCCACGGGATTCTGTTCTTGGCGTTCTTGGTGGCTTTGGTTCGGGTTTGGATTGCGGATAAGTGGCCGCTCAGCAAGCTGATTCTTGGGTTTGTGGCGGGGAACGTTCCGTTCGGAGCGTTCTGGTTCGAGCGGCGGCTACGTGCTGAAGATGAATAG
- a CDS encoding riboflavin synthase produces the protein MFTGIVQAVGSVHSWDGQKLVVHPGSLDLIDLTLGESIAVNGCCLTVVPGSDAYLTFDLSPETVQKTTFSGLEVGQQLNLERAMRPTDRFGGHIVQGHVDGTGQFIGKRTEGNAVMYQFSVATGTYLIDKGSVTIDGISLTVVSPNGRTFEVWVIPHTLENTNLRTLRVNQYVNVEFDVIAKYVEKLRSSYQ, from the coding sequence ATGTTTACTGGGATTGTTCAGGCGGTAGGAAGCGTTCACTCTTGGGACGGCCAAAAACTGGTCGTTCATCCCGGATCGTTGGATCTAATTGATCTAACGCTCGGCGAGTCGATCGCGGTGAATGGGTGCTGTCTAACCGTCGTCCCTGGCTCAGATGCCTATCTCACGTTTGATCTCTCACCAGAGACCGTCCAGAAGACCACCTTTTCTGGCCTCGAAGTGGGTCAGCAATTGAATCTTGAACGGGCGATGCGCCCAACTGACCGGTTCGGCGGGCATATCGTCCAGGGCCATGTTGACGGCACCGGCCAGTTCATCGGAAAGAGAACTGAAGGAAATGCGGTCATGTACCAGTTTTCTGTCGCAACTGGGACATACCTGATCGATAAAGGCTCTGTCACCATTGACGGCATCTCTCTCACCGTGGTCTCACCGAATGGCAGAACTTTTGAAGTCTGGGTGATTCCTCACACTCTCGAGAATACAAACTTGAGGACATTACGGGTAAATCAATACGTGAACGTCGAGTTTGACGTTATCGCAAAATACGTCGAAAAACTCCGATCTTCTTACCAATAA
- a CDS encoding ATP-binding protein: protein MPDLWSLFDFPPLDGDRIEEYLDTILQRVAEWFDAPVASLFVADEKGTIRCRASVGVPVAETAVIEVGKGIAGSALLHGLPMLVEDPSDNPLLANRIQQTRKEISSAMVVPLTTSHEKLGVLNLARRDQDLPFDEHDLKKANTLARNISLAVANWKHLGDMKEVNRVRRLAEIGQMTAAIAHEIKNPLTGIRSAAQLIVSMPDQAVELAHMVEEEAVKLSELCNQFLDFARPIEPNFGPVDLFVIATKLREIHQHEFWESSVELRIFGDSTPVLGDRHQIERVMQNLMLNALQATNSGGAVTIQILPRGFSVSDTGSGMDTETLSKLFQPFFTSKPKGTGLGLSNCQKIISAHAGAIVVDSKVGEGSSFRVQFADNYEEAA, encoded by the coding sequence ATGCCAGACCTATGGTCGCTCTTTGATTTTCCGCCGTTGGACGGCGATCGGATTGAGGAGTACTTGGACACCATTCTCCAACGCGTTGCAGAGTGGTTTGATGCTCCGGTAGCTTCACTCTTTGTTGCCGACGAGAAAGGGACAATACGGTGCCGGGCATCGGTCGGAGTTCCGGTTGCCGAAACCGCGGTGATTGAGGTTGGCAAGGGAATTGCTGGCTCTGCCCTTTTGCACGGCCTCCCAATGCTCGTCGAAGATCCGTCGGACAACCCGCTCCTTGCGAACCGGATTCAGCAGACACGAAAGGAAATCTCCTCGGCGATGGTTGTTCCACTCACGACTTCGCATGAAAAACTTGGTGTTCTTAACCTCGCCCGGAGAGATCAGGACCTACCGTTCGACGAGCACGACCTCAAAAAGGCGAACACCCTCGCCCGAAACATTTCACTTGCCGTCGCGAACTGGAAACACCTCGGAGACATGAAAGAAGTTAACCGGGTGCGAAGGCTCGCCGAAATTGGTCAGATGACCGCTGCAATTGCTCACGAGATCAAAAATCCGCTCACCGGAATCAGGTCGGCAGCCCAGCTCATCGTCTCGATGCCAGACCAGGCGGTGGAACTCGCCCACATGGTCGAAGAAGAGGCAGTAAAGCTCTCCGAGTTGTGCAATCAATTTCTCGATTTCGCGAGACCAATTGAGCCCAACTTTGGTCCGGTTGACCTCTTCGTCATCGCCACTAAGCTGCGCGAGATCCACCAACACGAGTTTTGGGAGTCATCCGTCGAGCTCAGGATCTTTGGCGACTCTACCCCAGTTCTTGGAGACCGGCACCAGATTGAACGGGTAATGCAGAATCTGATGCTCAATGCCTTGCAAGCTACTAACTCGGGTGGCGCCGTGACCATTCAGATTCTTCCACGGGGATTTTCGGTCAGCGACACAGGGAGCGGAATGGACACAGAAACGCTCTCCAAGCTCTTCCAGCCGTTCTTCACGAGCAAACCCAAAGGTACAGGACTCGGACTCAGTAACTGCCAAAAGATCATCTCTGCTCACGCGGGAGCCATTGTTGTCGATTCAAAAGTCGGTGAAGGCTCCAGCTTTCGGGTTCAGTTTGCCGATAATTACGAAGAAGCCGCATGA